In Anaerostipes hadrus ATCC 29173 = JCM 17467, a single genomic region encodes these proteins:
- a CDS encoding threonine/serine exporter family protein: MKAEIIQVLASFVGSFGFAVLYNLRGKKLCMAGISGMVSWIAYLIVWNEMPSTFVANLAAAAVATIYAETMARILKTPVTVFLITGIIPLVPGGNLYYTMNYVLAKQWHLFYLYGQKTLLIAVAVAAGIMTASSVYGICASVWKYCKKEI; the protein is encoded by the coding sequence ATGAAAGCAGAGATCATACAGGTACTGGCAAGTTTTGTTGGAAGTTTTGGATTTGCAGTACTTTATAACCTTCGAGGGAAGAAACTTTGTATGGCTGGGATTTCTGGGATGGTATCATGGATCGCCTACCTTATCGTGTGGAATGAGATGCCAAGTACATTTGTGGCGAACCTGGCAGCGGCCGCAGTTGCGACGATCTATGCAGAAACAATGGCAAGGATCTTAAAGACTCCTGTAACAGTATTTTTGATCACGGGAATCATTCCATTAGTACCAGGTGGAAATTTATACTATACGATGAATTATGTATTAGCAAAACAGTGGCATTTATTTTACTTATATGGGCAAAAAACATTGCTGATCGCAGTGGCGGTTGCGGCAGGAATCATGACAGCATCTTCTGTTTACGGAATTTGTGCATCCGTATGGAAATACTGCAAAAAAGAGATATGA
- a CDS encoding threonine/serine ThrE exporter family protein: MEMKKVLKYAMEIGECMLVSGAGVSRVEDTISRICKAYGAKEANVFSITSSIVTTIEDEKGEILTQTKRIRSYKTDFTKLDELNQLSRYMCKELPEEEEVKRKISEIKKGKVVVFTEEVLTSAVIAAAWTSFYGGGITEGIIAMIAGAFVAVLARYIKILAPNEMVLNFLLSFFVAAFAYISAKFGLTEDYGKIIIGNIMLLVPGVAFVNALRDMIGGDMMSGILRVCESILLAVFLAAGSFMALMFLGGVL; the protein is encoded by the coding sequence ATGGAAATGAAAAAAGTATTAAAATACGCAATGGAGATCGGAGAATGCATGCTAGTGTCAGGAGCAGGTGTTTCAAGGGTAGAAGATACGATTTCAAGAATCTGCAAGGCGTATGGAGCAAAAGAAGCCAATGTATTTTCTATCACATCAAGTATTGTAACAACGATCGAAGATGAAAAAGGAGAAATCTTAACGCAGACAAAGCGTATCAGGTCATATAAGACAGACTTTACCAAACTGGATGAGTTAAATCAGTTATCAAGATATATGTGCAAAGAACTTCCGGAAGAAGAGGAAGTAAAACGAAAGATTTCAGAGATTAAAAAGGGAAAAGTCGTCGTTTTTACAGAGGAAGTTCTTACATCAGCGGTCATTGCAGCAGCATGGACTTCATTTTATGGAGGTGGCATTACAGAAGGGATCATAGCAATGATCGCAGGGGCATTTGTCGCGGTTCTTGCAAGATATATTAAGATCTTAGCACCCAACGAAATGGTATTAAACTTTCTATTATCATTTTTTGTTGCAGCATTTGCATATATCAGTGCAAAATTCGGACTGACGGAGGATTATGGAAAGATCATCATCGGTAATATCATGCTGTTGGTTCCTGGAGTTGCATTTGTTAATGCACTTCGGGATATGATCGGTGGAGACATGATGTCAGGAATCTTAAGAGTCTGTGAATCGATATTGTTAGCTGTATTCCTTGCAGCAGGTTCTTTTATGGCATTGATGTTCTTAGGAGGTGTGTTATAA
- a CDS encoding DegV family protein, with protein sequence MGKIAIVTDSNSGITQKEGKELGISVIPMPFYINEELYFEDITLTQDEFYQKLNEDEDIKTSQPAPGDVLDLWEKLLEDHDEIVHIAMSSGLSSSCATAAMLADDYDGKVQVVDNQRISVTQRQSVLDAAKLAEEGKSAKEIKDILEADKLDSGIYIMVDTLKYLKKGGRVTAAGAAIGTVLGIKPVLQIHGEKLDAFAKTRGVKQAKKKMIAAVRKELEERFPDGDFGKHAYLQSAYTKDEEAALKWKEELMAEFPGMEFQQDPLSLSVACHIGAGALAVAWTHKIDD encoded by the coding sequence ATGGGCAAGATTGCGATCGTAACAGATAGTAACAGCGGAATTACTCAAAAAGAAGGTAAAGAATTAGGAATCTCAGTGATTCCAATGCCATTTTATATTAACGAAGAATTATATTTTGAAGATATTACATTAACACAGGATGAATTTTATCAGAAACTAAACGAAGATGAAGATATCAAAACATCTCAGCCTGCACCTGGAGATGTGTTGGATCTGTGGGAGAAGTTATTAGAAGACCATGATGAGATCGTGCACATCGCGATGTCTAGTGGATTAAGCAGTTCCTGTGCGACAGCGGCAATGTTAGCAGATGATTACGATGGAAAAGTTCAGGTTGTAGATAACCAGAGGATTTCTGTCACACAGAGACAGTCTGTCTTAGATGCGGCCAAATTAGCGGAAGAAGGAAAGTCAGCCAAAGAGATCAAAGACATCTTAGAAGCAGACAAATTAGATTCTGGAATCTATATCATGGTAGATACGTTAAAGTATCTGAAGAAAGGCGGACGTGTTACAGCAGCAGGAGCAGCCATCGGTACAGTGCTTGGAATCAAACCAGTTTTACAGATCCATGGCGAGAAGCTGGATGCATTTGCGAAGACAAGAGGTGTCAAACAGGCAAAGAAAAAGATGATCGCAGCAGTAAGAAAAGAGTTAGAAGAGCGTTTCCCAGATGGAGATTTTGGTAAACACGCATATCTTCAGTCTGCATATACAAAAGATGAAGAGGCAGCGCTCAAATGGAAAGAAGAACTGATGGCAGAATTTCCAGGAATGGAATTCCAGCAAGATCCGTTATCTTTAAGTGTTGCATGTCATATTGGTGCAGGTGCATTGGCGGTTGCTTGGACACATAAGATTGATGATTAA
- a CDS encoding Maf family protein, producing MKHIILASASPRRKEILELADLKFDVMPSDAQEITTKTAPNEVVMELASIKAKDIYKKSEKQSMIVGADTVVAYQGQILGKPTDEADAKRMLTMLSGQTHEVYTGVCVIEDGKTKTFYEETKVTFYEISDEQIDHYIKTGEPMDKAGSYGIQGKAAVFIKGIEGDYYNVVGFPIARFLQEITK from the coding sequence ATGAAACATATTATATTAGCATCTGCTTCCCCAAGAAGAAAAGAAATCCTGGAACTTGCCGATCTGAAATTTGATGTTATGCCAAGCGATGCACAAGAGATCACAACAAAAACAGCGCCAAATGAAGTAGTTATGGAATTAGCATCGATCAAAGCAAAAGACATATATAAGAAGTCAGAGAAACAAAGTATGATCGTGGGAGCAGATACCGTTGTAGCATATCAGGGACAGATTCTTGGGAAACCGACAGACGAAGCGGACGCAAAAAGAATGCTTACGATGTTAAGTGGACAGACACATGAAGTGTATACAGGAGTTTGCGTCATCGAAGATGGAAAAACAAAAACATTTTATGAAGAAACAAAAGTTACATTTTATGAGATCAGTGATGAGCAGATCGATCATTATATCAAGACTGGAGAACCTATGGATAAGGCTGGGTCTTATGGAATTCAAGGAAAAGCAGCTGTCTTTATCAAAGGAATCGAAGGAGATTACTACAATGTTGTAGGATTTCCAATTGCAAGATTTTTGCAGGAAATCACAAAATAG